From a single Piliocolobus tephrosceles isolate RC106 chromosome 21, ASM277652v3, whole genome shotgun sequence genomic region:
- the LOC111522618 gene encoding LOW QUALITY PROTEIN: CD209 antigen (The sequence of the model RefSeq protein was modified relative to this genomic sequence to represent the inferred CDS: inserted 1 base in 1 codon): MSDSKEPRLQQLDLLEEEQLGGVGFRQTRGYKSLAGCLGHGPLVLQLLSFTLLAGLLVQVSKVPSSLSQGQSKQDAIYQNLTQLKAAVSDLPEKSKLQEIYQELTRLKAAVGELPEKSKLQEIYQELTRLKAAVGDLPEKSKLQEIYQELTXXXXEIYQELTRLKAAVGDLPEKSRQQEIYQKLTQLKAAVDGLPDRSKQQEIYQELIQLKAAVGRLCHPCPWEWTFFQGNCYFXXXXAQNFLPRDGETEPGKWEAELPPDSSSTLQNFLQLQSSRSNRFAWMGLSDLNQEGTWQWVDDSPLLPSFKQYWNRGEPNNIGEEDCVEFNGNGWNDDKCSAAKFWICKKSAASCSRDEGQLLSSASASPIAHAA, translated from the exons ATGAGTGACTCCAAGGAACCAAGACTGCAGCAGCTGGACCTCCTGG AGGAGGAACAGCTGGGAGGCGTTGGATTCCGACAGACTCGAGGCTACAAGAGCTTAGCAG GGTGTCTTGGCCATGGCCCCCTGGTGCTGCAGCTCCTCTCCTTCACACTCTTGGCTGGGCTCCTTGTCCAAG TGTCCAAAGTCCCTAGCTCCCTAAGTCAGGGACAATCCAAACAAGACGCGATCTACCAGAATCTGACCCAGCTTAAAGCTGCAGTCAGTGATCTCCCAGAGAAATCCAAGCTGCAGGAGATCTACCAGGAGCTGACCCGGCTGAAGGCCGCAGTGGGTGAGCTTCCAGAGAAATCCAAGCTGCAGGAGATCTACCAGGAGCTGACCCGGCTGAAGGCCGCAGTGGGTGATCTCCCAGAGAAATCCAAGCTGCAGGAGATCTACCAGGAGCTGA CNNNNNNNNNNGAGATCTACCAGGAGCTGACCCGGCTGAAGGCTGCAGTGGGTGATCTCCCAGAGAAATCCAGGCAGCAGGAGATCTACCAGAAGCTGACCCAGCTGAAGGCTGCAGTCGATGGGTTGCCAGACAGGTCCAAGCAACAGGAGATCTACCAGGAGCTGATCCAGCTGAAGGCTGCAGTGG GACGCCTGTGCCACCCCTGTCCCTGGGAATGGACATTCTTCCAAGGAAACTGTTACTTCANNNNNNNNNNAGCT CAGAACTTCCTGCCAAGAGATGGGGAGACAGAGCCTGGAAAATGGGAAGCAGAGCTCCCCCCTGACTCCTCCTCTACCCTCCAGAACTTCCTACAGCTGCAGTCTTCCAGAAGTAACCGCTTCGCCTGGATGGGACTTTCAGACCTGAATCAGGAAGGCACGTGGCAATGGGTGGACGACTCACCGCTGTTGCCCAG CTTCAAGCAATATTGGAACAGAGGAGAGCCCAACAATATCGGGGAGGAAGACTGTGTGGAATTTAACGGCAATGGCTGGAATGACGACAAATGCAGTGCTGCCAAATTCTGGATCTGCAAAAAGTCTGCAGCCTCCTGCTCCAGAGATGAAGGGCAGcttctctcctcagcctctgcaTCCCCGATTGCCCACGCGGCATAG